The following are from one region of the Endozoicomonas sp. 4G genome:
- a CDS encoding AAA family ATPase, whose product MQLNHIVYHNFRCFKESRLTLHPRLTVIVGANGAGKTASMEGIAVALGSFIGAFDEAKGWPIKPSDARQERLHTDPIECEPQYPVAIEAEGSLKQGGQPEHWSRSLTGKKSKTTVVDARYATETGKFLQTMVRKKQSVSLPIIAFYGAGRLWGESRLTKTKKQTLSESRTLGYHESMNPTSGYKEFAYWFKQLFQAQLQAKMEKVQKGEADLVTPYDTTIKVVQKTVDLLLAHTDWHSVMYDAAMDEIAAEHPDVGRMPVTMLSDGVRNVLGLAADIAFRCCKLNPQFKEKAATETPGLVMIDEVDMYLHPSWQQTLVSSLQEAFPKIQFILTTHSPHVISTVDSDSIRVLDNGQFHNAPLGTKGAEASRILDRVFHVQPRPEKDPNTILLNEYLDLVYDDKWQEAEEKRKALDAIFHGQEPALTEADLYIENRQWELDGEEDL is encoded by the coding sequence ATGCAACTGAACCATATCGTATACCACAATTTTCGTTGCTTTAAAGAATCGAGGCTCACACTGCACCCAAGACTGACCGTTATTGTGGGTGCGAATGGCGCGGGTAAAACCGCGTCAATGGAAGGCATTGCTGTTGCCCTGGGCAGCTTTATCGGGGCTTTTGATGAAGCCAAAGGCTGGCCTATCAAACCATCAGACGCTCGACAAGAGCGATTACATACCGACCCCATAGAGTGTGAGCCTCAATACCCTGTTGCTATAGAAGCCGAAGGGTCATTGAAACAAGGTGGCCAACCTGAGCACTGGTCCAGAAGCTTGACAGGCAAAAAATCCAAAACCACCGTAGTTGATGCCCGATATGCCACCGAAACCGGCAAATTTCTTCAGACCATGGTGCGAAAAAAACAAAGCGTCTCTCTCCCTATCATTGCCTTCTATGGTGCCGGAAGGTTATGGGGAGAAAGTCGTCTGACCAAAACCAAAAAGCAGACCCTCAGTGAAAGCCGAACACTGGGTTATCACGAAAGCATGAACCCCACTTCAGGCTATAAAGAGTTCGCTTACTGGTTCAAGCAGCTTTTTCAGGCGCAGCTACAAGCGAAAATGGAGAAAGTGCAAAAAGGGGAAGCGGATCTTGTCACTCCATACGACACCACCATTAAAGTCGTACAGAAAACCGTAGATTTGTTACTGGCTCACACGGACTGGCACTCAGTGATGTACGATGCCGCCATGGACGAAATTGCGGCAGAACATCCCGATGTAGGTCGAATGCCTGTGACCATGCTCAGTGACGGCGTGAGGAATGTGCTGGGACTGGCGGCGGATATTGCTTTTCGTTGTTGCAAACTCAACCCTCAGTTTAAAGAAAAAGCCGCCACTGAAACCCCTGGCCTGGTGATGATTGATGAAGTGGATATGTACCTTCATCCCTCCTGGCAGCAAACACTGGTCAGCTCCCTGCAGGAAGCCTTCCCGAAAATTCAGTTTATTCTCACGACTCACAGCCCCCATGTGATTTCGACGGTGGACTCTGATTCGATTCGGGTACTGGATAATGGTCAGTTCCATAATGCGCCCCTGGGCACCAAAGGGGCAGAAGCCTCCCGAATTCTGGATAGAGTATTCCATGTTCAACCTCGTCCGGAAAAAGATCCAAACACTATTCTGCTTAACGAGTACCTTGATCTGGTCTATGACGACAAATGGCAGGAAGCAGAAGAAAAGCGAAAAGCGCTGGACGCTATTTTTCATGGACAGGAACCGGCCTTGACCGAAGCTGACCTTTATATAGAAAACCGTCAATGGGAGTTAGACGGTGAAGAAGATTTGTAA
- a CDS encoding BrnT family toxin, with amino-acid sequence MQFEWDEKKNQANIRKHGIAFEDAVDIFNHPQLCQVDDRTSYDEERWITIGRIQHLTGVVVYTERVGDVVRIISARKASKREIKRYEESIWN; translated from the coding sequence ATGCAATTTGAATGGGATGAGAAAAAAAATCAGGCCAATATCCGCAAACACGGGATAGCCTTTGAGGATGCTGTCGATATTTTCAATCATCCTCAGCTCTGCCAGGTTGATGACCGCACGAGTTATGATGAAGAACGCTGGATCACCATTGGACGTATTCAGCACCTTACCGGGGTAGTGGTCTACACAGAACGGGTCGGCGATGTTGTGCGGATTATTTCAGCCCGAAAAGCCTCCAAAAGAGAGATCAAACGCTATGAAGAAAGCATCTGGAACTAA
- a CDS encoding Asd/ArgC dimerization domain-containing protein, with protein MSGTFDLAIYNAQSLAGEALLTLLEESHLTPGVVYPLTGSEEPGEPGDEATVVFKGTELDVISALTFNYADADLLIIPAGSHINPEVLNLAAESGCRVVNGAVGGAINSEADIYLSGLSDAAELSGQQEVAIPASPAALMLQVIKPLQETVGIDSVNVMASLSLAESGQKGIEELRGQTIDLLSGKPVKKTLFEQRIAFNVLPQVGPVTESGFTAPERLIAEELMKGLDQEDLRVSATCVRVPVFFGDSLAVHLDLDRPVDEQTVRDLLTGVDGIELAAVDEMPSVETVAGKDAIVVGRIRQNPDHADQICLWIVADPVRCGAIQALAVVEILLKDFLK; from the coding sequence ATGAGCGGAACCTTTGATTTAGCGATTTATAATGCCCAGAGTCTTGCCGGGGAGGCTCTGCTAACCCTTCTGGAAGAGAGCCATTTAACGCCCGGTGTTGTCTATCCGCTGACAGGAAGTGAAGAGCCTGGTGAGCCTGGCGACGAAGCCACCGTCGTTTTCAAGGGCACGGAACTGGATGTTATTAGTGCGTTGACGTTTAACTACGCCGATGCTGATCTTCTGATCATACCGGCTGGCTCACACATAAACCCTGAAGTCCTGAACCTGGCTGCTGAGAGTGGTTGTCGTGTGGTTAATGGTGCGGTCGGTGGTGCTATTAATAGTGAGGCTGATATATACCTGTCTGGTCTTTCCGATGCTGCCGAACTGTCTGGTCAGCAGGAGGTAGCCATTCCAGCCAGTCCGGCAGCGCTGATGCTACAGGTTATCAAGCCTCTTCAGGAAACCGTGGGTATTGATTCTGTCAATGTTATGGCCAGCCTGTCGCTGGCTGAAAGTGGTCAGAAAGGAATTGAAGAGTTGCGTGGGCAGACAATTGACCTGCTCAGTGGCAAGCCAGTCAAGAAAACGCTTTTTGAGCAGCGAATTGCTTTCAATGTCCTGCCGCAGGTGGGTCCCGTCACTGAAAGTGGCTTTACCGCACCGGAGCGCCTGATCGCTGAAGAACTGATGAAGGGGCTGGATCAGGAAGATCTCAGGGTCAGTGCCACCTGCGTGCGGGTGCCGGTGTTCTTCGGTGACAGTCTGGCGGTGCACCTGGATCTGGATCGTCCGGTGGACGAGCAGACGGTCAGGGATCTCCTGACCGGTGTTGATGGCATTGAGTTGGCAGCAGTGGATGAAATGCCTTCTGTTGAAACCGTTGCAGGAAAAGATGCCATTGTCGTGGGTCGTATTCGTCAAAATCCGGATCATGCCGATCAAATATGCTTATGGATTGTGGCTGATCCTGTGCGATGCGGTGCAATTCAGGCATTGGCAGTGGTAGAGATATTGCTAAAAGACTTTTTAAAATGA
- a CDS encoding PaaI family thioesterase, producing MNTDEQIGKVVQQFFHAVPHCRILGMKPEQASSEGVVIRMPFNEELEADPGSGIIHSGAITTLMDSAFGIAACISLPGFETCPTIDLRIDHLECPDPFKPVRCFAEAYRVTKTVVFTRGVAYQGDRDQPFAHGVGTFMRTGRTLSEMAKELAK from the coding sequence ATGAATACCGACGAGCAGATAGGAAAGGTTGTCCAGCAGTTTTTTCATGCAGTACCTCATTGTCGTATATTAGGCATGAAGCCGGAGCAAGCCTCTTCTGAAGGTGTTGTTATCCGCATGCCGTTTAATGAAGAGCTGGAAGCCGATCCGGGCAGTGGCATTATTCATTCCGGGGCGATAACCACCTTGATGGACAGTGCTTTCGGTATAGCCGCCTGCATCAGTCTGCCCGGCTTTGAAACTTGTCCTACTATCGATCTGCGCATTGACCATCTTGAGTGCCCAGACCCTTTCAAGCCGGTTCGCTGTTTTGCAGAAGCCTATCGAGTGACTAAAACCGTTGTATTTACAAGAGGAGTCGCCTACCAGGGCGACCGTGACCAACCTTTTGCTCATGGCGTGGGCACCTTTATGAGAACCGGGCGAACCTTGAGTGAAATGGCTAAGGAGCTGGCAAAATGA
- the ptuB gene encoding retron Ec78 anti-phage system effector HNH endonuclease PtuB, whose translation MKKICKSTEPQELTEFRQKHPNAQWQTFRDTGPYSRVKTAVFQDQGLLCAFCETRLPPEKSSNQRVEHFHPKSDASDPNHNWTLDWDNMIGVCMGGSKQAEDKKVRYSTPENLSCDAYKDHLVTGGQLPEDCEGYVLNPLRIINTPCLFKFDKRTCEFRANPEACAQLADIDNHYESLVKLVEETIRILNLNCSRLVDDRRAVLNAFNKEFAKARKSNNRRYKTQLADRWFRTRWPSFFTTRRILLGQAAEEWLVDSEYQG comes from the coding sequence GTGAAGAAGATTTGTAAAAGCACAGAACCTCAGGAACTGACCGAGTTCCGTCAGAAGCATCCAAACGCCCAATGGCAAACCTTTAGAGATACTGGCCCATATTCCAGGGTCAAGACAGCCGTGTTTCAGGATCAGGGACTGCTCTGTGCTTTTTGTGAAACCAGACTGCCACCTGAAAAGTCGAGCAACCAGCGGGTAGAGCATTTCCACCCAAAATCCGATGCCTCAGACCCCAACCATAACTGGACGCTGGACTGGGACAATATGATCGGAGTGTGTATGGGCGGCTCCAAACAGGCTGAAGATAAAAAAGTTCGTTACTCCACGCCGGAAAACCTGAGCTGCGATGCCTACAAAGACCATCTGGTTACCGGGGGCCAGTTACCGGAAGACTGTGAAGGCTATGTGCTGAACCCGCTTCGAATTATTAACACCCCCTGTCTATTCAAGTTCGATAAACGCACCTGCGAGTTCAGAGCAAATCCGGAAGCCTGCGCCCAACTGGCGGATATTGATAACCACTATGAGTCGCTGGTTAAGCTGGTGGAAGAAACCATTCGGATTCTGAACCTGAACTGTTCTCGATTAGTAGATGACCGCCGGGCTGTACTGAATGCTTTCAACAAGGAATTTGCCAAAGCCCGCAAAAGCAATAACCGCCGGTACAAAACCCAACTGGCTGATCGCTGGTTTCGCACTCGCTGGCCTTCCTTTTTTACCACCCGCCGGATTTTGCTGGGGCAGGCTGCTGAAGAGTGGCTGGTTGACAGTGAGTATCAGGGGTAA
- a CDS encoding PaaI family thioesterase translates to MTIQNDFREVLLQVRASSDYSNLTDLLPYARKIGMRCQSLGDDALFVLPGNSENTGNPVLPALHGGVLAGFMEMSAAIHLMLFMDEPGIPKIVDFSIDYLRSSRIKDVFAECNVIRQGSRIANVSITAWQSRRETPVATARAHFRLDH, encoded by the coding sequence ATGACGATTCAAAACGATTTTAGAGAGGTTCTGCTCCAGGTCAGGGCAAGCAGTGATTACAGTAATCTGACAGATCTTCTGCCCTACGCCAGAAAAATTGGCATGCGTTGCCAGTCCCTGGGTGACGATGCTCTTTTTGTTTTACCCGGAAACAGCGAAAACACCGGTAATCCGGTGTTGCCAGCACTCCACGGTGGTGTGTTGGCTGGTTTCATGGAAATGTCGGCAGCCATTCATCTGATGTTGTTTATGGACGAGCCTGGCATTCCCAAGATTGTCGATTTTTCTATTGATTACCTGAGAAGCTCAAGAATTAAGGATGTTTTTGCTGAATGCAATGTGATCAGACAGGGTAGCCGGATCGCCAATGTTTCGATCACCGCCTGGCAGAGCCGCAGGGAAACACCAGTGGCTACGGCAAGAGCACACTTCCGGCTTGATCATTGA
- the bamB gene encoding outer membrane protein assembly factor BamB, translating to MQRIIRSLLIVFMTLGLASCSLFSGDEEVVRKPKPLTEFKPDVELEKVWSKSIGEGDEGRYERLVPSISGDVIYAADAQGHVVALNRETGKEIWKKSLKFPIGGGITADYGMLLLGTLDGHVIALKEEDGSELWQARVSSEVISSPQTNGSVVVVQSIDDTITALDAQTGKELWHQENLQPALTLRGSSTPRMEGEAVFVGLSNGEAKAFRITDGGPLWNSRVAIPEGSSELERMVDIKAQPLIVGNNLFMVSFQGNAAALDMYSGRVLWSRELSSYKSIAEGFGSLYLTDDSSYVSSLDQRSGAVSWRQDKLEYRLLTAPATYSSYLAVGDLEGYVHLLSQVDGGIAGRFKVGSSAIKAPPVVSGDFLYVLSADGTLTALRQKST from the coding sequence ATGCAAAGGATAATCAGGTCACTGCTGATCGTTTTCATGACGCTGGGGCTGGCTTCCTGTAGCCTGTTCTCCGGTGATGAGGAGGTCGTTCGCAAACCTAAACCCCTGACCGAATTTAAACCGGATGTCGAATTAGAAAAAGTCTGGTCCAAAAGTATCGGTGAAGGTGATGAAGGTCGTTATGAGCGACTGGTGCCTTCTATATCAGGTGACGTGATTTATGCGGCAGATGCCCAGGGTCACGTTGTTGCCCTGAATCGCGAGACCGGCAAGGAAATCTGGAAGAAGAGTCTGAAATTCCCCATCGGTGGTGGTATCACTGCCGACTACGGAATGCTGCTATTGGGCACTCTGGACGGGCACGTTATTGCTCTGAAAGAAGAAGATGGCAGTGAGCTCTGGCAAGCCAGAGTGAGCAGTGAAGTGATCTCTTCTCCGCAAACCAACGGCAGCGTGGTAGTGGTTCAGAGTATTGACGACACCATTACGGCACTGGATGCACAAACCGGTAAAGAACTCTGGCATCAGGAAAACTTGCAGCCTGCTCTGACCTTGAGAGGTTCCAGTACCCCCCGCATGGAAGGTGAGGCGGTCTTTGTAGGGCTCTCCAATGGTGAAGCGAAAGCGTTTAGAATTACCGATGGCGGTCCTCTCTGGAACAGCCGCGTTGCCATTCCTGAAGGCTCTTCTGAACTGGAAAGAATGGTCGACATCAAGGCGCAGCCGCTGATCGTAGGTAACAACCTGTTTATGGTCAGCTTCCAGGGGAATGCAGCCGCTCTGGATATGTACAGTGGCCGTGTGCTCTGGAGCCGGGAGTTATCGAGCTATAAATCCATCGCTGAAGGTTTTGGGTCTCTGTATCTGACCGATGACAGCAGTTATGTCAGTTCCCTGGACCAACGCAGTGGTGCCGTGAGCTGGAGACAAGATAAGCTGGAGTACCGTTTGCTGACAGCGCCGGCCACTTATAGCAGCTATCTGGCGGTGGGTGACCTGGAAGGCTATGTTCACCTGTTGTCTCAGGTTGATGGTGGCATAGCAGGTCGTTTCAAGGTGGGTTCATCAGCCATTAAGGCCCCTCCCGTGGTATCAGGTGATTTCCTGTACGTGCTCAGTGCCGATGGCACCTTGACAGCGCTGAGACAAAAGTCAACTTAA
- the der gene encoding ribosome biogenesis GTPase Der, with translation MVPVIALVGRPNVGKSTLFNRLTRSRDALVANVAGLTRDRKYGEGRMGSRPYIVVDTGGISGDEEGIDSAMAGQSLAAIREADIVLFLVDARAGLTAADEMIADHLRKQNKQYHLVLNKTDTVDADQAEADFAVLGFGEAFHIAAVHGRGVKGMIEGVLEAVMGPEPDEFQEGEDDSETVKARGIKIGIVGRPNVGKSTLVNRLLGEERVVVYDQAGTTRDSVYIPYERWGQDYTLIDTAGVRRRGKVHEVAEKFSVIKTLQAIEDANVVVLVVDAREGIVEQDLHLLGFVLEAGRAVVIAVNKWDGMKEEERKKVKEELARRLEFINFARIHMISAKHGTNVGHLYDSIDEAYECATRKLSTNQLTRILEDATKIHQPPMVRNRRIKLRYCHAGAMNPPTIIIHGNQTEEVPASYKRYLENTFRKVLKIMGTPIRIEFRSSENPYAERKAVHKKNPGGERKVTHKRRVIELKGKKKDDKKKKQKSRR, from the coding sequence ATGGTTCCTGTAATTGCCCTGGTGGGGCGTCCCAATGTCGGTAAGTCTACGCTGTTCAATCGTTTGACTCGCTCTCGTGATGCCCTGGTTGCTAATGTCGCCGGTCTTACCCGTGATCGTAAGTACGGAGAAGGCAGGATGGGCTCCAGACCCTATATCGTTGTCGATACCGGCGGTATCAGTGGTGACGAAGAAGGTATTGACTCAGCCATGGCCGGACAATCTCTGGCGGCGATCCGGGAAGCTGATATTGTTCTGTTTCTGGTGGATGCCAGGGCCGGTTTGACGGCTGCTGATGAAATGATTGCTGATCATCTGCGCAAACAAAACAAGCAGTATCATCTGGTGCTTAACAAGACCGATACCGTTGATGCTGACCAGGCAGAAGCCGACTTTGCCGTTCTTGGTTTTGGTGAAGCCTTCCATATTGCTGCCGTCCATGGTCGTGGCGTTAAAGGTATGATTGAAGGCGTCCTCGAAGCCGTGATGGGGCCTGAGCCTGATGAGTTTCAAGAAGGTGAAGACGACTCGGAAACGGTCAAGGCCAGGGGAATCAAGATTGGCATTGTTGGACGGCCCAATGTGGGTAAGTCGACACTGGTCAATCGTTTGCTGGGTGAAGAACGTGTTGTGGTTTATGACCAGGCCGGAACCACCCGCGACAGTGTTTACATACCTTATGAGCGTTGGGGACAGGACTACACATTGATTGACACGGCGGGTGTTCGCCGCCGCGGTAAAGTCCATGAAGTGGCTGAAAAGTTCTCAGTCATCAAAACCCTCCAGGCCATTGAAGATGCCAATGTCGTGGTACTGGTGGTCGATGCCAGGGAAGGCATTGTAGAACAGGATCTGCATCTGCTGGGCTTTGTGCTGGAAGCGGGTCGCGCTGTTGTTATTGCCGTGAACAAGTGGGACGGCATGAAAGAGGAAGAGCGGAAAAAGGTAAAAGAAGAACTGGCCAGAAGGCTGGAGTTCATTAACTTTGCCCGTATTCATATGATCTCTGCCAAACACGGCACTAATGTCGGTCATCTTTACGATTCCATTGATGAAGCTTACGAGTGTGCGACTCGCAAACTGTCTACCAATCAGCTGACCCGGATTCTGGAAGATGCCACCAAGATTCACCAGCCACCCATGGTTAGAAATCGTCGTATAAAACTCCGATACTGCCATGCCGGCGCTATGAACCCACCGACCATTATTATTCATGGCAATCAGACGGAAGAAGTTCCCGCTTCTTATAAGCGTTATCTGGAAAATACCTTCAGAAAAGTGCTCAAGATCATGGGGACACCGATTCGTATTGAGTTCCGTTCTTCAGAGAACCCTTACGCAGAACGCAAAGCCGTTCATAAGAAGAACCCCGGTGGCGAACGCAAGGTGACTCACAAGCGTCGTGTGATTGAGCTCAAAGGTAAGAAAAAAGACGATAAAAAGAAAAAGCAGAAATCTCGCCGTTAG
- the gltS gene encoding sodium/glutamate symporter, whose translation MLISSWETLIVAILVLFVGRYLNTHIAFFRHFNIPEPVTGGFLASLVFTALFIFTGLSIEFELTMRDNLMLIFFSTIGLSSRFSTLKEGGISLVILMIFASLFLFVQNGIGVTIAKLTGVNPLIGVVGGSIALSGGHGTAIAWAPILAEQFGLLNATEIGAACATFGLILGGLTGGPLAQRLIEKNNLSPSGSEHITIGSRYGEEHELIDAEMMLETVFLFAVAIGTGLHITILLQKIGLFLPNYVTCLFTGIILTNVLPLLFKNMKCPSDSASLALVSDLSLGLFLSMSLMSMQLWTLVDLALPILLILVAQVVVLGLFTYWVIFRALGRDYDAAVMSAGYMGMALGATPNAIANMTAVTKHFGPSGKAFIVVPLIGAFFIDITNAVVIQLFTGWYGG comes from the coding sequence ATGCTGATATCTTCATGGGAGACACTGATCGTCGCCATTCTGGTGCTCTTCGTTGGGCGCTATCTCAACACGCATATTGCGTTTTTTCGCCATTTCAATATTCCCGAGCCGGTAACCGGTGGTTTTCTGGCTTCACTGGTGTTCACCGCCCTGTTTATTTTTACCGGACTGAGCATTGAGTTTGAATTGACCATGAGAGACAACCTGATGCTGATCTTTTTCAGCACTATTGGTCTATCGTCGCGTTTCTCAACGCTGAAGGAGGGGGGAATCAGTCTGGTTATTTTGATGATTTTTGCCAGCCTGTTCCTGTTTGTGCAGAACGGCATTGGTGTCACCATTGCCAAACTGACCGGCGTTAACCCATTAATTGGTGTCGTGGGAGGTTCAATCGCATTAAGCGGTGGGCACGGCACGGCGATTGCCTGGGCACCTATCCTGGCGGAACAGTTCGGCTTGTTAAATGCAACGGAAATAGGTGCGGCCTGCGCCACTTTCGGTTTGATTCTGGGTGGGCTTACCGGCGGGCCGCTGGCACAAAGATTGATTGAAAAAAACAATCTGAGTCCTTCAGGTTCAGAGCACATCACTATCGGTTCTCGCTACGGTGAAGAGCATGAGCTGATTGATGCTGAGATGATGCTTGAAACCGTGTTTCTTTTCGCCGTGGCCATTGGTACAGGGCTTCATATTACTATCCTGCTTCAGAAAATCGGCTTGTTTCTGCCCAATTACGTGACCTGCCTGTTTACCGGGATCATCCTGACCAATGTCTTGCCACTGCTCTTCAAGAATATGAAGTGTCCCTCAGACTCGGCTTCACTGGCACTGGTCTCTGATTTGTCGCTGGGCCTGTTTCTCTCCATGTCATTAATGAGTATGCAGTTATGGACGCTGGTGGATCTGGCCCTGCCGATCCTTTTGATTCTGGTGGCCCAGGTTGTGGTGCTCGGACTGTTCACTTATTGGGTGATCTTTCGGGCATTGGGCAGGGATTATGATGCCGCGGTCATGTCAGCTGGCTATATGGGCATGGCCCTGGGCGCAACGCCCAATGCGATTGCCAATATGACGGCAGTGACCAAACACTTCGGACCATCGGGCAAAGCCTTTATTGTGGTGCCTTTGATTGGCGCGTTTTTTATCGATATTACTAATGCCGTCGTGATTCAGTTGTTTACTGGCTGGTATGGAGGCTAA
- a CDS encoding BrnA antitoxin family protein, with amino-acid sequence MKKASGTNWERLEAMSDDEIDTSDIPELDDEFFNQAELRLPVKKPITIRLDSDVLEWFKSQGQGYQTRINNLLRQYMEAQQSR; translated from the coding sequence ATGAAGAAAGCATCTGGAACTAACTGGGAACGGCTTGAAGCCATGAGCGACGATGAAATAGATACCTCTGATATCCCCGAGCTTGATGATGAGTTTTTTAATCAGGCCGAGTTACGCCTGCCTGTTAAAAAGCCCATCACAATCCGTTTGGACTCCGATGTTCTGGAGTGGTTTAAAAGTCAGGGCCAAGGCTATCAGACACGCATCAACAACTTGCTCAGACAATATATGGAAGCCCAACAGTCTCGCTAA